AATATTCTTTTGAAATTGTTCTGGTTCAATTTGAACCCAATAGGTGTTAATTTCATCCGTTGCTTCATCCCATAAATCAAGAATTTTTGTTTTTTTGTTGCCATGTTCAAAATGTTCATTAAGAGGAGATGATATTCCTGTAGCTATTTCTTTGATACCTGGTCCTCCGATACCCAAAAGTTCCATTAGCATTTCAGAGAAAGGACGCATCCCACCAATAGTATGATTAAAAAGGGCTTCTTCAGGGAAAGCTTCAATAGCTCTACGGGTTAAAGCCCTGTGACCTTGCCAATGGTTTATCAAATCTGTTGGTGTAATAACGTCGTGCCATTTTGTGTTTTTGTTTTGACTAGTTTCCATAAGTGTTGATTTTAAAGTGGTTTTTATTTCTAAACCAAAATTATAAAGGAGGTGTGACAGCCTTTTGTCAGTAGTGAAAAATATTTATAATTTTATTTTTAAACTTCTAGATACTAATTAGTTGTGACGTAATTTCTTTCAGAGAATAAATCATTTTATTTAAGAAAATATATTCATAGTTGACAAAGGGTTGTCATAACATCTGTGTTACTTTATAATATTAATATTGAATTGCTATGAATAAAATGAAGTTTCATTTTGGTTTATACTTTCATTTGAAGTCCTATCTTTGGAAAATATGTTATGCTATTATGAGTTTAGATTCTGTAAAACGTTTTGACCGTATTGTTGCTATTCTTGTACAATTACAATCTAAACGCATTGTTAAAGCACAAGAATTAGCAGACCGATTTCAAGTAAGTTTACGCACTATTTACAGGGATATAAGAACTTTGGAAGCATCGGGTGTACCTATAGTTAGTGAAGCTGGTGTGGGGTATTCTATTATGGATGGATATAGATTACCTCCTGTTATGTTTTCACGTGAAGAAGCTGGAAGTTTTGTGGCTGCAGAAAAATTTATGCAAAAGTTTGTTGATAAATCTTTGGGGAGTTACCATGAGTCTGCAATGTATAAAATTAAATCGGTGTTACGCGGGCGTGAAAAAGATTGGATTTCAGCATTAGAATCGCAAATTATGGTGGACCCTTCTCAGGAACTCTTTAATAAAGATTTACCCCATGCCTTGGAAATTCTTTTTGAAAGTATAGCCGAAAAGAAACAAGTATTTTTGAAATACCATGCGATGAATAGTGAAATACCTTCTGAAAGACATATAGAACCCGTAGGTATGTTTCATGAAAATGGATTTTGGTATGTATTGGGGTATTGCCATCTTAGAAAAGATTACAGACAATTTAGAACTGATAGGATGTTGTTGATAAATAGAACTCAGGTTCCATTTACCATAGAGCACGGAACTATAGATGAGCATCGACAAAAAAATGAAACAGTTCCAAAAACAAAAGTTGTAATTTTAGTCGATAAAAGTGTATCGCGCTATTTAAGTAGTGGAAGGAAACACTATGGCTTTGTTTCTGAAACCGTAAATGGTAATTATGTAGAAATGACCTTTATGACCACTGATACCGAAAATGGATTCTCTAGATGGTATCTTATGTTTTGTGATTATGCTAAAATTATAGAACCCGAAAGTTTAAAACACCGGGTTATGGATATCTTGAAAAAGGCAGAATCGAAAATTTTGAGTTAAAAATTCGTATTTAGAAAGAATAATATTCGGGTAGAAATAAGTGACAGTGTTGTAAAGGTATTTTAAATAGTTCTTGTTGTCTTTAATTATGAGTTACAACTGTATAATTTATACACAACCCATCCTAAAATTACACACTTTTTATACATGTAATATTCATTAGGTATAAACTCCTTTTTTATTAATTATCTCACAAACAGTTTGTTGTGTGTTTTTAGCTATTGTTTTTTATTCATGGCATATTTATTTCTTTATACTAATTGTAATTAAATATTAATAATTAATAAAAATAAAAATTATGAAAAAGTTAATTTTAACCGTAGCAATTTTAGCAAGTGGAGTTTCAACTTTCGCTATGTCAAACAACATTTTACCAATTGAAGGAATCAACATTGTAATGAATAATGAATTCAAAGAAATTACACTTGATAAATTACCAGCAGCCGTAACGAATGCTGTTGAAAAAGATTATGCATCAGCTACCATTAGCAAAGCCTATGTGAATAGTAAAGAGCAATATAAATTAGATCTAACTATCGATGGTAATTCAAGTACAGTTTATGCTGATAAAGATGGAAACTGGATAGAAGAAAGTGCTACTACTGAAAAAAAACAAGGAGCTGAGTAATATATAATAAGATATTATTGACCTTAATTTATTGGAAAGGGACGTTTTTAATTAAAAACGTCCCTTTTTTTATGTTTTTATTAAATGTTTTACAGATATCATCTTAGTATTTTTGTAAGAAGCTAATGAGTTTATGAAGAATATCCTATTGATAGAAGATGATGTGGCATTTTCTGAAATGCTAAAACATTTCCTAAAACGCCATCAATATATAGTGGATGTTAGCTATAATATCCACAACGCCTCTGCTTTATTAAAAAAGCAAAATTACGATTTGGTTTTTACAGATTTGAGGCTTCCAGATGGCGACGGTATTGATTTTTTAAAGCAAATAAAGAAAAGCCACAGTCATATCCCCGTGGTTTTAATGACTAGTTACGCCGAAGTATCTACAGCAGTGCAAGCTATGAAACAAGGAGCATTCGATTATATTTCAAAACCTTTCAATCCCGATGAAGTTTTAGAAGTTATTAGTAATGCTTTAGAAGTAAAAAAAACCGATGTTATTGTACCAAAGACTAAAGCCAAAAAAGCTAGTGGCACATCACATGTAGATTTTGTAGAGGGCATTAGCGCATCCTCAAAAACCTTAAATGAATATATCCATTTAGTAGCACCGACTAGCATGTCTGTATTAATAACAGGTGAGAGTGGTACAGGTAAAGAAGTGGTTGCAAAAAATATTCATTTAAAGAGTTTACGAGGTGATAAGCCGTTTATTGCAGTAGATTGTGGTGCCATACCTAAAGAAATTGCTTCTAGCGAATTTTTCGGACATAAAAAAGGATCCTTTACAGGTGCCACAGATGATAAAATAGGGCATTTTGAATCGGCTAATGGTGGCACGCTTTTTTTAGACGAAGTAGGAAATTTAACTTATGAAAACCAAGTGCAATTGTTGCGCGCATTACAAGAGAGAAAGGTAAAACCTATAGGAAGTAGTGATGAAATTTCTGTGGATATTCGATTGATTACTGCTACGAATGAAGATTTGTTGAGAGCTGTTGAAAAAGGAGATTTTAGAGAAGACTTATATCATCGTTTGAATGAATTTTCAATAAAAGTTCCGAATTTAAAAGATAGACACGATGATTTGATTTTATATGCCGATTTCTTTTTAAATAAGGCGAATGAGCAGTTAAATAAATCTATTGCTGGCTTTTCAAAAGAGGTGTTGATGCTTTTTCAAAATTATCATTGGCCTGGTAATTTAAGGGAATTGTCAAATGTTATTAAAAGAGCTACATTATTAACGCAAACAGACTTTATTGATACGCATGTTTTACCAGAGGAATTGCTTCATTCTAAAAAAAGCAATGTGTCTTCTAATAAATTCTCTACTAAAGAAAACGAAAAAGAACTTATTATAAATGTTTTACAAGAAGTTGATAATAATAAAACACAAGCAGCTAAATTGTTAAACATCACTAGGAAAACACTTTATAATAAAATGAAGGCATACAGTCTTAATTAAGATAGTTTTCTAGTGATGTTATGAAGTTTTTTAGGTTCTTTTCAAAATCAATAAAAAGCGTATGATCAATTTTATTACTCGTTTCAAACGTTTCTAAAAAAGGAATAAGCTGTGTTACTTCCAATTGTTTATACATACTCAGCATTCTATGGCTAATGCTGTTAAAAGTATCAATATCATTATTTTTTTTGGCTTCTTTTAATGAAAAAAGGTTGTTTTTGGTGTCTTCTAAAAAAATGTACAATGTTTTTTTTATAGCCGCATCATCATCATTTAAAAAGGAACCTAAAGTCTTTATGTTAAAACCATGTGGTTGTTTAGTGGTTTCCTTTGTTATAGTTTGGTTCGTAGCTTTAAATAAGTTTGAATCAAAAAAATGCTGTAAAATGGTATCTAGTTTTTTATTACAGAATGGTTTTATCAACACTTCAGAAAAGCCACTATTTATATAATCGGTTATAGATAAATTAGATCTTCCAGTCATGGCAATGATAGGTTGGTTGTTGTAAGCACTATGATTTTTTAGAGTTTCCATAAAATGAATGCCATTCATTTTAGGAAGTTGAATATCTGTTAATACGAAATCAAAAGAGATTTTATCGATGGTTTCTAGAGCGCTTTGTGCATTCTCAAAAAGATGCGTTTCAATACCGTATTGGTATAAAAAATCGTTGATTAGATGTCGCATAGAAGAATCATCTTCTATAACTAGTGCCTTTAAATTGTAAAGTTTGACTATTTCAGGCTGATTTTTTTTGTTTAATAGTTGTTCAGATAATGTGATTGGAATTTTTAAAATAAATGAGCTTCCTTTTCCTAATTCGCTTTTTAAAGTTAATGTACCACCTAATAATTCGGTTAGCTTTTTAGAAATAGTGAGGCCTAAACCAAAACCATTTTGTTTGTTTTCTTTAGTATTATCACCTTGTGTGAAAGCTTTAAAAATGTGTTTTTGTTGATTTTTACTAATACCAATTCCTGTATCGCTTACTATAATTTCTAAAGTGTATTGATGGTTGTTTGAGTGAAGTTTAGTTTCAATTGTTATCGAACCTTTATTTGTGAATTTACAAGCGTTGGTAATTAAATTATATAAAATTTGTTTCATCCGAAAGGGGTCACTTATAATAGAATTCTCAATAGCTATGTCATGTTTTAAAATGAAGACTATAGAATCATTTTGTATGAGGTTTTTAGCAGTAATTTGAATCTCATTTATAAGGTTTTCCAAATTGAAAGGGATGGACTCTATAGAAATATTATTGTTTTCTAGCTTTGAAAATTCTAAAAGATCATCTACTAATTGTCCCATATATGCTGAAGCATTCTGTATGTGATCCACATAGTTTTTGTCTTTGATGCTGTATGTCGATTTTTGAAGTAATTCACTATAACCCGTAATGGTGCTTAATGGGGTTCTTAGATCATGGCTTACCATAGAAATTAATTGTTCTCTACTTTTTAAAAGTGAAGAAGTCGTTTTATTGGCTTCTTCCAACTTTAAACGATACCGTTGACTTTTCCAAAAATCATTTAAAAAGATAATTGAAAAAATGATAATGATGATAAAACTGATACCTGCAGCATAAAGAATGATATTGGTACTTCGGTTAAGTGTTTTTTCTCTTTGTTTGTTAATAGTGTTAGAGTATTGAAGGATGCCTTTTTCTAAGGTGCTTAACAATTCTTGTAGTTTTCTTGAAATGGTTAAGTCGTTTTCAATTAAATCTCGTTCTTTTTTTTGCAAGGAAATACGCTGTTTACTAGATGCTGTTTGAGCTTCTTTAAGCATGTTTTTGGAAATAGATAAAATGGAATCTATTTGTTTCTGGTCGATATTATTAATGGAATCTTGAGGATTGTATTTATTAAGAATTTTGACGTATTCTTCCAAATTTAGATAGGTTTGTTTATCTAAAGAATTGGGGTTTTCGACAAAATCCGTAATAGAAATTTTACCTAAAAAGGAGTCAATAGAACTTAACTTATTAAGGGCTGTGTTTATAGAGGCATCAGAATTGTCACTAAGTTTTAGGTTTTTTAAATCGCTTATGTTTTTAAGTTTTTTATCTATTACAAGTTTAATGCTATCTAAAATAAATTCTTGAGACCCGTTATTTGTTATAAAATTTAGTGAGTCAATTTTTAATAATAACTGGTTGTTTTCATAAACATATTCGTTGAATTTTGTTGTAGAATTTAACTGAATAGCAGCTCTTGCTAAACTTTCATTTTCATAAATATTGGCAATTAAACTTCCTACTTTTACAATTTTACTTCTATCGGATATATCCTCTTTTTGTAATTGTGTGAACGTTTTGATTTCAGAAAGCACTAAAATGCCCGAAATGGTAGCTAAAATTCCAAGAATAAAATAGCCTATTAATACTTTAAAAGTAATTCGGTGTTTAGGAGACTTCATATATAGGTTGATTATTTTTTAATATCAATCAACTATTTATATACGTATTGAGGTGGGGTATAGTCTAAGCCTATTTAAAAAAATGATAAGAATATACTTTTTAATATCAATAACTTTTAAAATAAACACAACTTATTTACAAAAATGTTTGATAGTAACATTCCAATTAAGTAAGTATGTTCAATTTGTTTTATTTTTACTAAAATTAAAATATTAAATAGAGTTATTTATATCATTCAATTTTTGTTAATAGCTACTTGACTTAAAAAAACACGAGTCTTATGAAAAGGTTAATTTTTACTTTACTTTTTTTATTTTTAATGATAAATTCATATTCACAAACCACTCTTGAGGAATCAAAGTTGTCCTTTTATGGCGATTTTAGATTTAGAATTGAACAAGACTGGAGTTCAAAAAAAGCAGACGGATCATTCAGAGATGATAGATCTAGGTTGAGGTATCGAGTAAGGCTTGGACTGAATTATTTAGTTAACCAGAGTACATCTATGGGGGTTCAAATTAGAACAGGAGAACCTAACAAACAACAGGACCCGCAATTAACCTTAGGAGATGCTTACAAAGAATTTGGAACGTTACCTGTAGGATTTGAAAAAATATTTTTCCAAACCAACTTCAAAGGGTTTTTTACATGGATTGGTAAAAATACATTTCCATTTGATAAAAACAATGAATTGTTTTGGAGTGATAATGTTTATCCAGAAGGAATATTTTTAAAAAAAAGTATAGCTACTAAATCTAATTTTATTTTTCCAATAGATATTAGTGGAGGACATTTTATTATAGGTTCTTCAGGGAAATCCTTTAATAAAGATAGTTATATGGAAGGATTTCAACTGAGTTCCATCTTATTTAACGATCGGTTGAAGTTATTTCCATCTTTTTATCTTTTTAAAAATATACCAAATATTCCCGATGGTGGAGATACATTTGCTATGGACTACACTATTTTTCATTTAGGAAGTCAATTAAAACTTTACAAAAGCCCTCTAATTAATCTAGAAATGGATTTTTATTCAAATTTAAAAGATAATAATGGTGTTACAGGAATACCTTCAAATTTAGTAAAAGAGAAAAATGGACTTGTAGGAGGCATTAGTTATGGGCAATTAAAAACAAATGGTGATTGGGCATTTAAATTTACTTACTCATATTTAGAACAATATGCAGCAGTAGATTTTTTGGCACAGAATGATTGGGCACGTTGGGATTATTCGTCTTTTGGCTCGCCAGACGGTCGGCTTACTAATTTTAAGGGAGTAGAATTGGTTTCCGAATACATGCTAAACAAAAGTATGAAACTAAAAGTGAAATATTATTTAGTGGAACAAATTGTGCCTTATGGTGATTTTAAAGAAACGGGTAACAGAATCCGTCTAGATTTTGATTTTAAGTTTTAGTTATTATGCTACTTTTTTTGAAATGGTTTTAAGCTTGCTTTGCTAGAAAAAAACAGACGATTTTTGAGAATTAAACCACTACATTTCTATTTCAAAAATTCATTAATAGTATTAGATACTAAAAATGGTGTATTCTCTTTCTTCAATATCAAACTTCTACCCAACGAAAGATTTATATTTCAATTTACTATCTAAGTTATTCTTATAGCTATTCTGTTTTAAGCCTTGAACCAATTAAATTTACGCACTAGAAAATGATTTAATGTACTAATTAAATTAGAACATTTTGATTGATTTTTTTTAATTTTGGCAAAAATAGTATTAGTATTGGCATGAGTTTTAGAAGACATTGAATAATATCTATAGTATTTTTGCATAATTATCAATTTTATAATTGTTTAGTTTAAATGAAAGACCAACAGAGTGTACTTAAAATTCATGCCAAAGACAATGTACTTGTAGCGTTAACCGATTTAGAAAAAGGATCTACAATTACCTTTGAAAATAAAGTATACATTATCCAAAACAATATTGCTGCCAAGCATAAGTTTGTAACTCAAGATTTGGTTGCAGAGGATCCTGTTTATATGTATGGTGTGTTGGTAGGTAAAGCTAAAAAGAGCATAGTAAAAGGGGAGCTTATAAGCACAGAAAACTTAGTTCACGATACAGAGCATTATGATGTTAAAGATTCTAAAGAACAAGAGGTTTGGCAAGCACCGGATGTATCAAAGTTTATAAACAAAACTTTTAATGGGTACCACCGAAATGATGGGAAGGTAGGTACGGAGAATAATTGGTTAATTATACCTCTGGTATTTTGTCAGAATAGAAATGTAGAAGTTTTAAAACAAGCCCTAGTCGAAAAATTAGGCTATGGAAAAAAGCAACATTTAAGTTTAGATGTGGATGCTTTAATTAACGATTATAAATCTGGAGTGTCAACCGATGCTATTTTAGAAAAAGATATTCTAATTGAGGGCGAAGATCAATCTAAAAACCTCTTATTCCCTAATGTAGATGGTGTAAAGTTTTTAACCCACGATGGAGGTTGTGGAGGTGCCACTTCCGATGCTGTAACCCTTTGTCATTTATTAGCAGGTTATATTAACAATCCGAATGTGGCTGGAGCAACGGTGCTAAGTCTAGGTTGTCAGCATGCACAAGCAAGTATTCTTCAAGATGCGTTGTCAAAAATGGCCTTAGAGCATCCAAAACCTGTGTACGTATTAGAACAACAACAAAGCGTTTCAGAAAAAGCTTTGTTGGCTGAGGCTGTAAAGAAAACATTTGTAGGTTTAATGGAAGCTAATAAAATAGAGCGTAAACCAGCACCTTTATCAAAATTAGTTATTGGTTTAGAATGTGGTGGATCCGACGGTTTTTCAGGTATTTCAGCCAACCCCACTTTAGGTTATGTGTCCGATTTAATTGTAGGTTTAGGTGGTACCACTGTCTTGTCAGAATTCCCCGAACTCAATGGTGTTGAACAGGAACTTATAAACAGATGTACAAGTTCAGAGAAAGCAAAGAAGTTTTCCCATATCATGTCAACTTATAATTCAAAAGCGGAAGCCTTAGGTGCTGCATTTTCAATGAACCCTTCTCCTGGAAATATAAAAGATGGTTTAATAACCGATGCCATAAAATCGGCAGGTGCTGCTAAAAAAGGCGGGACGTCTCCTATTGAAGACGTATTAGACTATACAGAACAGGTTGCAAAAAGTGGTTTAAACTTATTATGTACCCCAGGTAACGATGTAGAATCTACAACAGGTTTGGCTGGTTCTGGGTGTAATATTATTTTGTTTACAACTGGTTTAGGTACACCAACAGGAAACCCCATCACACCAGTTATAAAAGTATCTTCTAACACAAAATTGTTCAAAAAAATGTCGGATATTATCGATTTTAATACAGGAACAATTATAGAAGGTTCCACAACTATCGAAAATACAGGGGAGTCTTTATTAGACTATGTTATAGAAGTAGCCAGTGGCAAACAAACTAAAGCAAGACAATTAAGACAGGACGATTTTATTCCATGGAAACGTGGGATGTCTTTGTAAAACATAATTTCATAAAATATTTGATTGAAAAAATGACAAAATTTAGTTTAAAAAATAAAGTAGCACTTGTAACAGGGGGAGGAAGCGGTATAGGTAAAGCCATTTCTTTAACATTCGCAAAACAAGGAGCTAAAGTGCATATCTTAGATTTTAATTTAGAATCCGCACATGAAACCGTTGCAGAAATAGTAGCATTTGGTGAAGCAGCACAGGCGCATCAATGCGACGTTTCAAACAAAAACAATGTTAATACTATTGTAGAACATATTACTAAAAACGATGTTATTGATATTTTAATAAATAATGCAGGAATCGCGCATGTAGGAAATATTGAAGCTGTAGAGGAAGCCGATTTAGATCGATTATACAACGTAAATATTAAAGGTGTTTACAATTGTATAAAAGCATGTTTACCCACATTAAAAGAAAAAGGCGGCGTTATTTTAAACTTAGCATCTATAGCATCTTCAGTAGGTATTAATAATCGTTTTGCATATTCTATGACAAAAGGAGCGGTTTTAACAATTACTTATTCAATTGCAAAAGATTATATTGCAGACGGTATTCGTTGCAACTGCATTTCACCAGGACGCGTGCATACGCCTTTTGTTGATGGGTTTATTAAGAAAAATTATCCAGGGCAGGAAGAAGAGATGTTCGACAAGCTATCAAAAACACAGCCTATTGGACGTATGGGCAAGCCACAAGAAATAGCAGATTTGGCATTGTATTTATGTTCAGATGAAGCGAGCTTTGTCACAGGGTCTAATTATGCTATCGATGGGGGATTTATAACACTAAATGGTAATTAGAAATAATAATATTAATTATTTATCACAGATAAAGCATTCATAACAGAAATTTCGTCATATCGCGAAATGTTTATGGGCGAGCAACATTTTACAATTAAAAAACAATAAAAATAAACAGATGAAACTAATACGATTTGGCGCTGAAGGAAATGAAAAACCAGGAGTGCAGTTAGAAAATGGAACTAAAATAGATGTCTCTGCATTTGGATTAGATTATAACGAAACATTTTTTGGAAATAATGGTATCGAAAAACTAACTAATTGGTTAAAAGAAAATCAAGATAGTTGTTCTGTAATATCTGAAGGCACCAGATTAGGAGTGCCTTTAACAAGACCTTCTAAAATTGTATGTGTTGGGTTAAATTATGCACAACATGCTGCTGAAGCAGGTATGGAAATTCCTAAAGAGCCTGTATTGTTTTTTAAATCAACCACAGCATTAGTGGGACCTAACGATGAGGTTATTATTCCTAAGAACAGTGAAAAAACCGACTGGGAAGTAGAATTAGCTATCGTAATAGGTAAAAAAGCCTCTTACGTTGAAGAAGCAGATGCATTCGATCATATTGCAGGTTATGTATTGCACAATGATGTAAGCGAGCGTGCTTTTCAAATAGAACGCTCTGGGCAATGGTGTAAAGGTAAAGGCTGCGATACATTTGCGCCTGTAGGGCCATTTATTGCTACTAAAGACGAAATTAAAAACCCTAACAATTTAAACTTATGGTTAAAAGTAAATGGAGAAATGATGCAAAATAGCAACACTTCCGATTTTATCTTTAACGTACAACATGTAGTGAGTCATATTAGTCAATTCATGACTCTATTACCAGGTGATATCATTTCAACAGGAACTCCTTTTGGAGTAGGCTTAGGTTTAAAGCCACCAGTATATTTAAAAGAAGGCGATATTATGGAATTAGGAATAGAAGGGTTAGGGACTTCGAAACAAGTTTGTAAAAACTACAAAGCCTAATTATGACTATAGATGCCCATCAGCATTTTTGGTATTATAGCCCGGTTAGAGATCGTTGGATTGACGATTCCATGACTGTTATAAGAAAAGATTTTCTACCCAAAGACTTAAAACCTATTTTAGAGGCTAATGGGGTTGGTGATTGTGTTGCTGTACAAGCAGATCAATCGGAAGAAGAAACCAAGTTTTTATTAAAGTGTGCTGAAGAAAATCCTTTTGTTAAAGCGGTTGTTGGGTGGGTAGATTTATGTGCAGATAATGTAGAAGTCCAACTTGAATATTTTTCAAAAAATAAGCTGTTTAAAGGGGTTCGACATATTATACAAGCCGAAAACGAAACCTTTGTTTTAAAACCCGATTTTCAAAATGGTATTAGTAAATTAGCACAGTTTGGGCTGGTTTTTGATGTTTTGGTGTTTCCAAATCATTTAGAGAATATAATCAAGTTAGTGCAAAAATTCCCGAAGCAGCAATTTGTATTAAATCATATTGCCAAACCTAAAATGTCTGAAACTTTAGATGAAGCTTGGGTAAAAAATATTCAAATTTTAGCAACATTTAAAAATGTGTCTTGCAAAATTTCAGGTTTAGTTACAGAAACTGAAAATTTTGAATGGCAGGAAACTATGTTTAAACCTTTTTTAGATGTAGTGGTTGATGCATTTGGTGTAGATAGACTGCTTTTCGGGTCAGATTGGCCTGTATGTTTATTAGCTGCCGAATATCAGGATGTATTACAAATAGTAAAAAATTATTTTATTAATTTTTCTAAAGCAGATCAAGAAAAGGTGATGGGAGAAAATGCAATAAATATATATAATATAAAAAGATAATAAGTCTTTAAATGGATTTACAA
The genomic region above belongs to Mariniflexile litorale and contains:
- a CDS encoding YafY family protein: MSLDSVKRFDRIVAILVQLQSKRIVKAQELADRFQVSLRTIYRDIRTLEASGVPIVSEAGVGYSIMDGYRLPPVMFSREEAGSFVAAEKFMQKFVDKSLGSYHESAMYKIKSVLRGREKDWISALESQIMVDPSQELFNKDLPHALEILFESIAEKKQVFLKYHAMNSEIPSERHIEPVGMFHENGFWYVLGYCHLRKDYRQFRTDRMLLINRTQVPFTIEHGTIDEHRQKNETVPKTKVVILVDKSVSRYLSSGRKHYGFVSETVNGNYVEMTFMTTDTENGFSRWYLMFCDYAKIIEPESLKHRVMDILKKAESKILS
- a CDS encoding fumarylacetoacetate hydrolase family protein, with product MKLIRFGAEGNEKPGVQLENGTKIDVSAFGLDYNETFFGNNGIEKLTNWLKENQDSCSVISEGTRLGVPLTRPSKIVCVGLNYAQHAAEAGMEIPKEPVLFFKSTTALVGPNDEVIIPKNSEKTDWEVELAIVIGKKASYVEEADAFDHIAGYVLHNDVSERAFQIERSGQWCKGKGCDTFAPVGPFIATKDEIKNPNNLNLWLKVNGEMMQNSNTSDFIFNVQHVVSHISQFMTLLPGDIISTGTPFGVGLGLKPPVYLKEGDIMELGIEGLGTSKQVCKNYKA
- a CDS encoding DinB family protein, whose protein sequence is METSQNKNTKWHDVITPTDLINHWQGHRALTRRAIEAFPEEALFNHTIGGMRPFSEMLMELLGIGGPGIKEIATGISSPLNEHFEHGNKKTKILDLWDEATDEINTYWVQIEPEQFQKNIKIFGQYEGTVYSSIFYFIDNEIHHRGQGYVYLRSLGIEPPAFYER
- a CDS encoding altronate dehydratase family protein, whose translation is MKDQQSVLKIHAKDNVLVALTDLEKGSTITFENKVYIIQNNIAAKHKFVTQDLVAEDPVYMYGVLVGKAKKSIVKGELISTENLVHDTEHYDVKDSKEQEVWQAPDVSKFINKTFNGYHRNDGKVGTENNWLIIPLVFCQNRNVEVLKQALVEKLGYGKKQHLSLDVDALINDYKSGVSTDAILEKDILIEGEDQSKNLLFPNVDGVKFLTHDGGCGGATSDAVTLCHLLAGYINNPNVAGATVLSLGCQHAQASILQDALSKMALEHPKPVYVLEQQQSVSEKALLAEAVKKTFVGLMEANKIERKPAPLSKLVIGLECGGSDGFSGISANPTLGYVSDLIVGLGGTTVLSEFPELNGVEQELINRCTSSEKAKKFSHIMSTYNSKAEALGAAFSMNPSPGNIKDGLITDAIKSAGAAKKGGTSPIEDVLDYTEQVAKSGLNLLCTPGNDVESTTGLAGSGCNIILFTTGLGTPTGNPITPVIKVSSNTKLFKKMSDIIDFNTGTIIEGSTTIENTGESLLDYVIEVASGKQTKARQLRQDDFIPWKRGMSL
- a CDS encoding glucose 1-dehydrogenase, encoding MTKFSLKNKVALVTGGGSGIGKAISLTFAKQGAKVHILDFNLESAHETVAEIVAFGEAAQAHQCDVSNKNNVNTIVEHITKNDVIDILINNAGIAHVGNIEAVEEADLDRLYNVNIKGVYNCIKACLPTLKEKGGVILNLASIASSVGINNRFAYSMTKGAVLTITYSIAKDYIADGIRCNCISPGRVHTPFVDGFIKKNYPGQEEEMFDKLSKTQPIGRMGKPQEIADLALYLCSDEASFVTGSNYAIDGGFITLNGN
- a CDS encoding ATP-binding protein encodes the protein MKSPKHRITFKVLIGYFILGILATISGILVLSEIKTFTQLQKEDISDRSKIVKVGSLIANIYENESLARAAIQLNSTTKFNEYVYENNQLLLKIDSLNFITNNGSQEFILDSIKLVIDKKLKNISDLKNLKLSDNSDASINTALNKLSSIDSFLGKISITDFVENPNSLDKQTYLNLEEYVKILNKYNPQDSINNIDQKQIDSILSISKNMLKEAQTASSKQRISLQKKERDLIENDLTISRKLQELLSTLEKGILQYSNTINKQREKTLNRSTNIILYAAGISFIIIIIFSIIFLNDFWKSQRYRLKLEEANKTTSSLLKSREQLISMVSHDLRTPLSTITGYSELLQKSTYSIKDKNYVDHIQNASAYMGQLVDDLLEFSKLENNNISIESIPFNLENLINEIQITAKNLIQNDSIVFILKHDIAIENSIISDPFRMKQILYNLITNACKFTNKGSITIETKLHSNNHQYTLEIIVSDTGIGISKNQQKHIFKAFTQGDNTKENKQNGFGLGLTISKKLTELLGGTLTLKSELGKGSSFILKIPITLSEQLLNKKNQPEIVKLYNLKALVIEDDSSMRHLINDFLYQYGIETHLFENAQSALETIDKISFDFVLTDIQLPKMNGIHFMETLKNHSAYNNQPIIAMTGRSNLSITDYINSGFSEVLIKPFCNKKLDTILQHFFDSNLFKATNQTITKETTKQPHGFNIKTLGSFLNDDDAAIKKTLYIFLEDTKNNLFSLKEAKKNNDIDTFNSISHRMLSMYKQLEVTQLIPFLETFETSNKIDHTLFIDFEKNLKNFITSLENYLN
- a CDS encoding putative porin, giving the protein MKRLIFTLLFLFLMINSYSQTTLEESKLSFYGDFRFRIEQDWSSKKADGSFRDDRSRLRYRVRLGLNYLVNQSTSMGVQIRTGEPNKQQDPQLTLGDAYKEFGTLPVGFEKIFFQTNFKGFFTWIGKNTFPFDKNNELFWSDNVYPEGIFLKKSIATKSNFIFPIDISGGHFIIGSSGKSFNKDSYMEGFQLSSILFNDRLKLFPSFYLFKNIPNIPDGGDTFAMDYTIFHLGSQLKLYKSPLINLEMDFYSNLKDNNGVTGIPSNLVKEKNGLVGGISYGQLKTNGDWAFKFTYSYLEQYAAVDFLAQNDWARWDYSSFGSPDGRLTNFKGVELVSEYMLNKSMKLKVKYYLVEQIVPYGDFKETGNRIRLDFDFKF
- a CDS encoding sigma-54 dependent transcriptional regulator, coding for MKNILLIEDDVAFSEMLKHFLKRHQYIVDVSYNIHNASALLKKQNYDLVFTDLRLPDGDGIDFLKQIKKSHSHIPVVLMTSYAEVSTAVQAMKQGAFDYISKPFNPDEVLEVISNALEVKKTDVIVPKTKAKKASGTSHVDFVEGISASSKTLNEYIHLVAPTSMSVLITGESGTGKEVVAKNIHLKSLRGDKPFIAVDCGAIPKEIASSEFFGHKKGSFTGATDDKIGHFESANGGTLFLDEVGNLTYENQVQLLRALQERKVKPIGSSDEISVDIRLITATNEDLLRAVEKGDFREDLYHRLNEFSIKVPNLKDRHDDLILYADFFLNKANEQLNKSIAGFSKEVLMLFQNYHWPGNLRELSNVIKRATLLTQTDFIDTHVLPEELLHSKKSNVSSNKFSTKENEKELIINVLQEVDNNKTQAAKLLNITRKTLYNKMKAYSLN